One genomic region from Bacillus aquiflavi encodes:
- a CDS encoding TraR/DksA family transcriptional regulator, with protein sequence MEYNVLRLYNELHKMKKELLTKQLDGKKMSDTVAVMINEEISDIEQAINKIDSGTFGRCETSNELIPFEILSIIPTIRTKKDVEVIRKHFKKSLN encoded by the coding sequence ATGGAATATAATGTTCTGCGATTATATAATGAGCTTCATAAAATGAAAAAGGAATTACTAACAAAACAGCTTGACGGAAAAAAAATGTCTGACACTGTCGCAGTGATGATCAATGAGGAAATTTCTGATATTGAACAAGCGATAAATAAAATTGATAGTGGTACTTTTGGGCGTTGTGAAACTTCAAACGAATTAATTCCATTTGAGATACTTTCCATTATTCCAACGATAAGAACGAAAAAAGATGTAGAAGTTATTCGCAAACATTTTAAAAAGTCGCTTAACTAA